A single genomic interval of Sebastes umbrosus isolate fSebUmb1 chromosome 11, fSebUmb1.pri, whole genome shotgun sequence harbors:
- the rad54b gene encoding DNA repair and recombination protein RAD54B, which yields MRRSGAPSQLLGNAVKKPRFMPPGASTSCLVAESKPLTPKLGLGNALDKVQRSLTAPAQSKTEYEVQPKAAQPAPALSRALARVLSAAESKENEAETERPNAVSEEYREDNRPAGGNGYHQSISGSSQTPQSPVGSVCVSGAAGSDSGSSQDGVRYFSVMWCKASKKKHKRWEGDAVLVTRGRTATLKDMEGKDIGKGSGYKVSVLASLSDGETLMIGGKEVEVMGVISAEDFARGRCFQEVQVEKEEPHTRSAPPPGRRLASKPFCSPTLLGRADHPGSKPEEEQTCRPRHDPLAPGALVMPRPSANHQWSNNKSGLPVVDVVVDPYLTTHLRPHQRDGLLFLYECVMGLRAVGRYGAILADEMGLGKTLQSVALSWTLLKQGPYGGKPVAKRVLVVTPGSLVHNWAAEFNKWLGRERISVFAVDQDHRIEQFVLSPLHSVLVISYEMLLRCLEQVQKVEFGVVICDEGHRLKNSSIKTSSAISSLSCHRRVILTGTPVQNDLQEFYAIIEFVNPGILGSSTAYRKVYEEPILRSRQPSCTEEDSVLGEERAAELSRLTGMFILRRTQEIINRYLPPRLDWTLFCNPSPLQRELYKQLLCHRVFRACLQGSTQTHTHLACITALKKLCNHPGLLHATVKERADSGSVENSLYEGMVELFPESYSSGGFNTADSGKLLVLSDLLATIRQLSPSDRVVVVSNYTQTLDMLQNLCVHVGYTFCRLDGHTPTGHRQRLVDGFNSSYSQNFLFLLSSKAGGVGLNLIGASHLVLYDIDWNPANDIQAMARVWRDGQKKTVHIYRLLTAGTIEERIFQRQVSKQGLSGTVVDLGKKAEHTSFSTSELRDLFSLTDTLSLTHDLLNCSCSMDGSVQAVVEEEEQDSDRPCQLGRQGDRGGAQQKHLSMSELMQWKHFSGDTHTFSDPYLDHARDHITFAFQTTISHTAP from the exons ATGCGCCGCTCAGGAGCTCCCAGCCAGCTCTTGGGTAATGCTGTGAAAAAGCCTCGGTTTATGCCCCCTGGAGCATCTACTTCATGTCTTGTGGCTGAATCCAAGCCCCTTACCCCTAAACTTGGTTTAGGCAATGCACTGGACAAG GTCCAGAGAAGTCTAACAGCACCAGCTCAGAGTAAAACAGAGTATGAAGTCCAGCCCAAAGCCGCCCAGCCTGCTCCAGCCTTGTCGAGGGCTCTGGCTCGTGTTCTCAGTGCAGCGGAAAGTAAGGAAAATGAGGCAGAGACCGAACGTCCTAACGCTGTCTCTGAAGAGTACAGAGAAGACAACAGACCAGCAG GAGGGAATGGTTACCATCAGTCCATTTCCGGGTCTTCTCAAACCCCTCAGTCTCCAGTGGGGTCAGTATGTGTTTCTGGAGCTGCAGGCTCAGACTCTGGCTCTAGTCAGGACGGAGTGCGTTACTTCAGCGTGATGTGGTGTAAAGCCAGTAAGAAGAAGCACAAGCGCTGGGAGGGCGATGCGGTCCTGGTTACGAGAGGACGCACAGCCACACTGAAAGATATGGAGGGCAAGGACATTGGAAAGg GAAGTGGCTACAAGGTGTCCGTGCTGGCCTCCCTGTCCGATGGAGAGACCCTGATGATCGGAGggaaggaggtggaggtgatggGGGTCATCTCTGCGGAGGACTTCGCCAGGGGCCGTTGTTTCCAAGAGGTCCAGGTAGAGAAAGAGGAGCCACACACAAGGTCAGCTCCACCTCCCGGTCGTCGCTTGGCGTCCAAACCTTTCTGCTCCCCGACACTGTTGGGGAGAGCGGATCATCCAGGATCCAAACCAGAGGAGGAACAAACCTGCAGACCTCGCCATGACCCACTAGCTCCAG GTGCACTGGTGATGCCTCGTCCCTCTGCTAACCACCAGTGGTCTAATAACAAGTCGGGGCTTCCTGtggttgatgttgttgttgaccCGTACCTGACAACTCACCTGCGACCCCACCAGAGAGACGGCCTGCTCTTTCTCTATGAGTGTGTCATGGGCTTGAG AGCCGTGGGTCGCTACGGGGCTATCCTGGCCGACGAGATGGGTCTGGGGAAGACCCTCCAGAGTGTGGCGCTGTCCTGGACGTTGCTTAAACAAGGACCTTACGGCGGGAAGCCAGTTGCTAAGCGAGTCCTCGTGGTCACCCCCGGCAGCCTCGTGCACAACTGGGCTGCAGAGTTTAACAAGTGGCTGGGCCGCGAGAGGATCAGTGTTTTCGCTGTTGATCAG GACCACAGGATAGAGCAGTTTGTGTTATCCCCTCTGCACAGCGTTCTTGTGATCAGCTATGAGATGCTGCTGCGCTGCCTGGAGCAG GTGCAGAAAGTGGAGTTTGGTGTTGTGATTTGTGATGAGGGCCACAGATTAAAGAACAGCAGCATCAAAACGTCCTCAGCCATCAGCAGCCTGAGCTGTCACCGCAGAGTCATACTAACAG GCACCCCAGTACAGAACGACCTGCAGGAGTTCTATGCTATTATAGAGTTTGTGAACCCGGGGATCCTCGGGTCGTCCACTGCATATAGAAAAGTATATGAGGAGCCGATTCTGCGCTCCAGACAGCCCTCCTGCACAGAG GAGGATAGTGTTTTAGGAGAAGAGCGGGCAGCAGAGCTCTCTCGCCTGACTGGCATGTTCATCCTGAGACGGACGCAGGAGATCATCAACCGCTACCTGCCTCCTCGTCTCGACTGGACGTTGTTCTGCAACCCGTCCCCTCTGCAGCGAGAGTTGTACAAGCAGCTCCTCTGCCACAGAGTCTTCAGAGCCTGCCTTCAGGGCTCCacgcaaacgcacacacacctggCCTGCATCACTGCACTGAAGAAGCTCTGTAACCACCCTGGTCTGCTCCACGCCACTGTCAAG GAAAGAGCAGACAGTGGTTCAGTGGAGAACTCTTTATACGAGGGCATGGTTGAGCTCTTCCCAGAATCCTACTCTTCAGGTGGATTCAACACTGCTGACTCTGGAAAACTTCTGGTTCTGTCGGACCTGCTGGCCACCATCAGACAACTTAGCCCTTCAGACAG GGTGGTTGTAGTGTCCAACTATACTCAGACACTTGACATGCTCCAGAACTTGTGTGTACACGTGGGCTACACCTTCTGCCGGCTTGACGGACACACCCCCACCGGCCATAGACAGCGGCTGGTTGACGGTTTTAACAGTTCCTACTCTCAGaacttcctgtttctgctgAGCTCCAAAGCAGGTGGCGTGGGGCTTAATCTGATCGGTGCTTCCCATCTGGTGCTTTATGATATTGACTGGAACCCTGCCAATGACATTCAG GCCATGGCTCGAGTGTGGAGAGATGGACAGAAGAAGACTGTGCACATCTATCGTCTCCTCACTGCAG GCACTATAGAGGAGCGTATATTCCAGAGACAGGTGTCCAAACAGGGTCTTTCTGGGACGGTGGTTGACCTGGGCAAAAAGGCGGAGCACACCAGCTTCTCCACCAGTGAACTGCGAGATCTCTTTAGCCTGACCGACACACTTTCTCTGACACACGACCTGCTGAACTGCAGCTGCAGCATGGACGGCTCAGTCC
- the LOC119496806 gene encoding fibrinogen silencer-binding protein — translation MASSSVFLSSMVGKARSSNFTLSEKLDLLKLVRPHIRILEEHTNKHAVIVDKNKCWDTVAEQYNDLGGDRPHRTAQGLRTLYKRLKESAKQEVMQRRHAQPEYRASISEPTRRIMEMIPHLFHHVPIHEKDQALRRLIYSKHNSPVEHPGSSSSLAGLQDYSAAVPSIPHEVVQLDPEEDVKPPPDLPIHSTHTEPGLDGGQEREGDGEGEQELGSVHDYEASLSPVPSSVNIPLSPSPLPLGHDLYPNDIYPHHEHDRFRPLHLAKEEHELVLANHRKVSLYLEEKREGLKRKQDLEEELLKAKIKVEKLRAARLRHGLPIPL, via the exons ATGGCATCcagctctgtgtttctgtccagtATGGTGGGCAAAGCTCGCTCCTCCAACTTCACACTCTCTGAGAAGCTGGACCTGTTGAAGCTGGTCCGTCCTCACATCCGCATCCTGGAGGAGCACACCAACAAGCACGCGGTCATCGTGGACAAGAACAAGTGCTGGGACACCGTGGCTGAGCAATACAACGACCTCGGAGGGGACAGACCCCATCGCACCGCTCAGGGCCTCAGGACCCTCTACAAGAGGCTGAAGGAGTCAGCCAAGCAGGAAGTGATGCAGCGGAGACACGCCCAGCCAGAGTACAGAGCCAGCATCTCGGAGCCAACCAGGAGAATCATGGAGATGATCCCTCACCTGTTTCACCATGTGCCCATCCATGAAAAGGACCAGGCCCTGCGCAG ATTAATATACAGCAAGCACAACTCTCCTGTCGAACATCCtggcagcagctcctctctggcCGGACTCCAGGATTACTCAGCAGCTGTCCCAAGTATCCCCCATGAGGTGGTCCAGCTGGACCCTGAAGAGGATGTTAAACCGCCGCCAGATCTCCCCAtccactccacacacacagaaccaGGGCTGGACGGAGGCCAGGAGCGGGAGGGGGACGGGGAGGGGGAACAGGAGTTGGGCAGCGTCCACGATTACGAAGCATCCCTGTCTCCCGTCCCTTCCTCCGTTAACATCCCCCTCTCCCCCTCGCCGCTGCCCTTAGGCCACGACCTTTACCCCAACGACATCTACCCCCACCACGAGCACGACAGGTTCCGCCCTCTGCACCTCGCCAAAGAGGAGCACGAGTTGGTGTTAGCCAATCACAGGAAGGTTTCCTTGTACCttgaggagaagagggaggggcTGAAGAGGAAACAAGACCTAGAGGAGGAACTTCTGAAAGCCAAGATCAAAGTGGAGAAACTAAGGGCTGCTCGACTGAGACACGGGCTGCCAATTCCTCTATAA